Sequence from the Thunnus maccoyii chromosome 11, fThuMac1.1, whole genome shotgun sequence genome:
TACTTTGAGTGTGTCGTGTATATAAGCTATTTGTTGTGGTTTCAGCTATATCTACCACTGACTCTGTACATCAAAGCAgcgaaaataaaaaacagagttGAGTAACAAGGAAATTTCATCATATTAGTTGCATATTTAGGAGGTCATATACAGAGGACATCGCTGGTCGTGTGTGCTGTGGCACCCCCCGATGAGAATATCAGTAACATCTTCCAAGCATCAAAGCAACAACTGgtgtattgtactgtatgtgtaaacaaACTTAGCGGCCCCTAAAGCAAAACCATACCAGCCTGCCAGAGCTTCAAAAGTTTCCTGCAAGCTGTAGGAAGCAGGTGAAAAAATAGAAGTGTGTTGAACTTTGACCTCCCGTGCACACTTGTTGACTGATGTTTCACACTGAGGTCGCCTTTTCCCTCAGCAGCGATCTTCAAGAGGagcaggcctgtgtgtgtgcgtgcatgcgtgcatAGTCCCCGGGGAGATCATCCCCATCTCCCTTTGAAGGCTCTGTGCTATAGAGCTGTTTTCATACAGCACCGGCTACGGGTTTCCTGTCTCAGCTGACCCCTTGTCTCCTTGTGGACACTTCAGAAAAACTTGCCAGGACAAACACCTTTCTCCCATTAACTACAGAGGCTTCAGGAGGAGCAGAGGCAAAGGGGGGAGTGCCATCCCATTCAGGAACAAAGAGCTGGgtatcaaaaaacaaacagtaaccACATCAGCCCACCAGTGGCCAACACTTACCAGCTAATACCTCTCATGGACAATCAGTGTGCTGTGTTTTTCCCGCTTGAGTAAAGACTATGCTATGAACATGTGCAAACTAGTGATCTTGATCCAAACCATCACAGATTTTGAGTATAGGAACATTTGGGACTTTTGAGTGAAGGCCAATCCAAATAAATTTTACAACAGATTCTCTGGATCCACACATGCTTGGTGTTCTGTCCAGCTGACACAACACAGGGtcagagatgaaaagaggaTGGGGTTCACCAAGTATCAGTTCCACATGGCCTTCAGACAGGGCAACAAAACAGCACAGTGCAGACGACCATGTAACCAGAACAGGCATCCAGCACACCTGCCCCTGATACAACTCAGACCCATGAAATCAAATGATGCACAAGCAGTCTCATACATGAAAAGCTCTCTACTAGTTAAAgctacaaaatgacaaattgcaGCTGTTCAAGAATGCTTTTCGCTTTAGTTTTCCTCCTTTACACagtggaagatttttttttttttgttcaaagacCAAAACTAGAGCCTCAtacacaaatcatgttttttttatttccaaatgcTACAAAGCCGGAATTAGtgtgataaaataaaatcaattggAACAGTGGAGAAATGTGTTTCATGGTAGGCGAGGGTCCTGGTGGGCTCCCTCAGGGTGTGTGCTGTTTAAGCTGGTCCAGTTTGCGTCGCAGCATGTTGTAGTTGTCTCTGGTCCCTGGAGCCTCGGGGTCTAACTTTAGAGACAGCTCATAGTGTTTCTTTGCCAGTTCCAGCTTTCCCCAGCGATGATACAGCACAGCTGAGGACAAATAGACACTTCTTCAAGCTGAGAAGCAGCAACAATTTCAGCTCTGTTCATTTAGTGTGTTCAATATAGTTCACATAGGTTGCACAATATTGCCTCGTCTAGTGTGCCCAATAATTCTCTTTTTGAGTTCTGGAGTGCTTATAATCTTTCTTCTACTCAGTATAAAATATGTGGTACAGCCCAAGTTGCAGTAGCCTTACCTAAATTGCCATGGCAACTAGCACCATTTGGGTTAATCCGAAGAGCGTGAAGGAAGAAGCCCTCTGACtcctgaggaaaaaaacaaaacaaatagaaaaaaaaacaaaacaaaacaatgaataatcTTAGCTGGTCAAAGAAATTTACCACTCCTGACTTATAACAGATTATGGAGGACCTTTTAGCACTAAAAGCATCAACATGCATGAAAAGTAATAATCTGAGTTGAAATGTTTATACCACACTGACTGACCttatatttctgtaatttcCCCAGGACATTAGCCAATGAAAACATGATAGTGTGGTCATTTGGGAGGAGCCTCAGAGCTTCCCGACCGATCAGCTCCGCTTGACCCAAGTTACCTCGAAGACagaacagacaaatacaaaaaatgtcagACATTCATATTTagtgatgcacacacacacatatagctTGTGACACATTGTATTTTTAGTATAAGCTACACAACATGGTAGACAGTGCATATGTTACTAAGAATGTGTGTTAATGATCAAAGGAGtgcagtaaaacacaaacacaaatcatgAGATATAACTGTAATAACAGCTGGTATATGGAGAATCTGATTGTCTGCTTTATTTGTCAGCAGTGTCTAGAGCAGAGTTTTTCCCTCTCCACACATGGAGGAGCGGTTTAGTCTCCTAATTAAGGTTGAACACAAGGCCCACTGGGTTATTGATCTCTGTCACAGACCCGTCTGATGTCTGGccaaagatggagaaaaagagagagagagagagagcgagagagacagtcagacagacaatGACTGTCATGTTCTGAGTCATGGCCTGTGTCCTTCACTCACAGCTTGCCAACATGTGACTACATATGAGATGGTGTCTGTGCCTATCTGCCTGAATCTACACTGATTCTGCCTTTTGTTTGTGTAATGATCAAAACAAAAGGGGGAATGAATaccaaagagaaaagaatattCCCAATTCCTTGCTATTTGAAAATGACACCCAttgttcttcttttctccttttttttttgtttggtgggGAGAGCTGGGGAGAGAGGTAGAATTATTTCTGTCAGATTTGGGGAACAAATGCGGTGGGGGGACTCTGAGGGGGCGCTGTTCTGGCTGTGCTTGCCCACGTTTGATCAGGAACATACTGGGACCTGATTGGACAGTTCCAGTGCCCTCCTGGGAGACCCCGCCCCCGCGGGAGCGGCTTCTGACAAAACGGCTCGAGCGTTTGGAAATCAGAGCATTCTCCACACGGCAGGGAAGAGTGCCTTCAAAACTCAGAACACAAAGCTTTAATACATAAATTTCAAGCATTGCTGATTCCTGCTCTTCCGGTCTAATCTTGTTGGCCATTTAGATTTCCTGCCTTTCCAAAATAACAACGCTGTGTTTCTTGGCTGTTAATGCTGGGACAAGCTGCACACAGAACAGAGAGCTCTTTGAAAGACCCATAAATgctaaaataaatattcacaaatgtgtgaatattattattattattatctattatttgTATTCTTATTCATTCTCATTACTAGaacaacaataaacatttcagaTGTAAAGAAGCCTATAGGAGCATGAGAAAACACTGAAGTTTCCCTCccctcaaaaatgtgttcttgttccttcagttggatgtttgagcttcattgtgcagtatggtgtgtgtgcagagtttgactgtAACTCTgcaggctgttttcacattcatctgctgaagctGGAAAGTTTCTgttgctcaccttaaatctgagttaaagggACAGTcggattttttgaagtggggttgtgtGAGGTACTCATCCATGGTCAGTGTACAACCTATAGTACATGGGGGTTGGCATGCCCCCAGTTTAGAGAAGAAGGCAGGTGGAAGCTAAGCAACGTACTGCTTTGTACGAGGGCagcagcaaaatatatttttgtcacctaaaaaaaaggcccacctaaaaaaaaaaaaaaaaatcagtttatgtGTACGCTATATTTAGAAAATTTGCATCGCTTTACCTTGTCGTCAGATAGTCCTTTGGCACTTCATTTCCTCAACCATAGAACTTTTGTATTACTACGCGTGCTGCACACTGTATTATGCCGCAGATCAACTGTCTGATCTCGCAACAGCACTTTCTGATCcaaacagctgctctgcagCTTAATACAGTGTGCAACATGCATAGGAAGTTCTATGTCACAACTAGTCTGGAGACCAGTtgtggatttttcaatgagggagaaggagaagatgtaGATTTAAATGATTTCTAACTAGATAATTGAATATTTATTGTTGAAAAACCATATCTGACACAAATTATCATTCAAAgctgagtatttttatatgtcttacaACATGTTTAGAGGGTAGGACTGTCACGATAAATACTTTTGTTGGACGATATATTGTCCCGGAAATTATTGCAATAAACgatattattgtcattttaagaatatttTATGCCACTGATAtaatgacatatatatatatatatatatgtaatagcATAATAATGCAAGTACACCCTTTCAAAGAGCGATGAACTTTAATTCTTAAGAATCTTCAGACATTGGAATGTGAAAGAAATCTTTCCCCTGAGTCGCGAGGTTAGTCTGGATTGCCTGCACACAGCTCCCACCTCCGacattacatgtaaaaacagAAGTGGCCGGGCAGTAATGGCAGCAGCTTTCAGTGGGTCCGGTATGGGGTAGTGGCTCAACCTTGAGCCACTTAAGCTCACCAGGGCAACATGGGTGGGGTGATCAGAGGGTGGGCTCTACATTTCCGTAAAAACGCCAGACGGAGTTATTTGCGGTTATTGCCGTAGGAGAAGTGCCGCTCACTTGCGCGTTCCCCATCAGGATGTGCAACAGCAAGGAATGGCAGCGAGTACTTACTTAGCCAATGTGACATGAATATCCTATTAGCCACTAGTGCAGAGTGAGGAAGATCTGCCCTAATGTGGAGGTCGAGGAAGAGCAGGCGTCACACGCTGCCTTcccctttttttaattttaacagcaCGAGCAAAAACTGGATTTATCAAAATGCTGAAACCTAAACAACCTgctgaaacagacagacagattattTGCTTTAAATAGATGGACCACACACAATTAGTTATGCTGTTTATTCTGGCATCATGTTGGTGACATTCTTACGTAAACAAAcaggcatgtaaacacaatggGCAATATTGAAGTCAGCAAAAATGATCAAGGTCATGTCCATATATCGCACAATAAGTCAATATATGGACATGATAATGTTGATAATTACGTTATCAAAAGATGAGTTGATAACATAATTATCATGACAGGCCTTGTAGAGAGGATCTTTAAATTAGTTGTTGTCTGGTGTTTAGTGTAGTTTATGTATTAAAAGGACCTGCCAAACAATTTAGTGATAGTAGATTCCAACCTTGAGGTGTGATTTACAATTACagttacatttttgcatgtgtgtgtgtgtgtgtgtgtgtgtgtgtgtgtgtgtgttttgttatacCAGTGTTGTCCAGTAGAATGACCATGTTGTTCCAAGCCAGGCTGTGCTCAGGTTTTAGCACTGTTGCATTCCTCCATGCATTCAGGGCATCCACGTATCTGTGCTGGTCAGCatactaaaaaagaaaaaaaaaaaaaaagtaggataATTGTGTTGTAAATACTTTATCTTTATAAAATTATCTTTCCTACCAATAGCAGTTTTTCCAtcgtcatttttttttaaaatatcaccaACTGCTAAAGAGTATTTGCACTATGGAGTCTCACCAAGCGCCCCAGGTTATAGTAGCAGTCTGGATATTTTTTCCGGAAGCGGATGGCGTTCCAGTAACTCTGCTCTGCTTCCTCAAATTTCTGCAGGCTGTTCTGAACTATACCCAGATTCATCCAAGCTGCGGCAAAATCAGGCCTGAAGAGATTAATAAATGCAACGCAATCAGTAGGGGCTTTTTCGAGTTATTCAGTGAAATTAAATTGTCATTTGTGTATAATGAGTGCTGTGTTCCTTTGTGTTGAACGACGTACTGGATAGAAACTGCTTTAGACAACAGCTGCTCTGCCTCAATCAGTTCATTCCTCTCCTTCAGGATGTTCCCCAGGTTGTTCATGGCGTGGACATAATTAGGATGTAGCCTGAAAGCCACAGAAAACTGCAGTTAGCACAACTCCGTCCTCTCTCACATACTATTCAACAAGCCAGTAGCTGATTGGATTGCCAATGCTTGTGAGGAGACTTACCGGACTGCCTCTCTGTAATATGTGATGGCAGCAGTAGTGTTCCCTCTGTCAGCCAAATTCTTACCGACATTATAATGGACCTGAGGAATCAACACATTAGGTATCAGAGTGTGACTTTAAGTGTATGGCcctcatttatttccacatGCTGAGAAAAAGACTTAATATATCCTGTAGAAACGGtcaggcaaacacacaaaacatggaTCTTTACCTTGGCATTGAGTGGACAGACAGTCAGGGCACTGGTAAAGAGGCTTTGCTCCGACCGCCACTGGTGACTGCGGAGAGCACAGCGagctacatatacacacaacagTGTAAGCACAGACGCACACAGCAGCTTCTGGaatgtggaagaaaaaaaaaaaaaacaagtcattaTGACCCTTAAGCTTAAAAGTAAATTCTCTGTGACTCAAAGTTAATAGACTGCAAATGTATCCATGTAACACGTGGACACCACCCGCTGTTATCATCCCTTTATAGATGAGTCATTAGACATTTCTCATGTCTGTCCCTACACTACATCACTGAGTTACTGAATCTTCAAAGCTACATAAACAGGTGGTTAAATGAAAGGGTTTTGAACTGGGACAGCGTGACCTGGTGGCTATATAAATAGAAAGGTCGTTGAGTTGAATCTTTGCTAGAAACCGAGGGCTCACCATCACCATGTGGTAGcctttattttgttgtgatcTTTTTGGTATCAGCCCACCCTACCCTGTATTTGGCCCAGCGGAAGCAGCAGTGTCCGATGGAGTAGGCCAGCAGTAGGCAGTAGCCAGACGAAGACAGGTAGAGCACTCTCTCAGCAATGACGAAGCCCACCCTGAAAAATATGTTACAGGCTGGCAGGAACGGGACCACCAGCAGCACCAGACCTAAAGTCAATGTCCTGGCAAGGAGAagacaaaaatcacacaatgcAAAAGGACTATAATCAAATACTATGCATGACAATATAAATAGCTGTCTGACAATGTATGGAGGAgaaatttcagcaaaaaaaaggcCCTTAACTCAGGAAACttgaaccacacacacacactgtctctaaAGCAACAGCGAATTTTAAAAATTCTCTAACTGCAATCGAGACGTGGTGCTGCTCTGGTCACACTGCAGTGGATATGATACAATTTTTATAATCAAGTCTAAGTCTAGAGAGGCCAACATGCACTTCATCTCATCTACTGCGAGTGCAAGATGGCTCTGCTTGCTTACCTCCTTCTCTGGCTGTCCTGCGAGCATAAGGCTTGGCTTATCAAGCCTATCAGGACAcaccagagcagcagcagccacaccATCCTCCAATCAGTGGCTGACTTAATGAGAGGCACACAGCCCATGGACCAATCAAAACACAGCCACCAGggacacagcagcagccaggcATTCAGAGAGTAGTAGTAATTATAGTTCACTATCTGCCAATCAAAGAGGAACAGGAAGGGTGCAGAATGGAAGAGAGTGGGGAGAGACGAGGGAAGAAAAGCATTTCAAATTCAGAATTAAAGTACTTGGGTTAAACGTAATATTAGATCTTTAATTAGATTTAAACTGTGAACAAATTAAATATGCTTCATTGGAGTCAATTCATTATTGCATAGATCCTACCATATATTTCTAACGtttcaagaaaataaagattatttCAGGATGTAATCATGTACAGCTACAGTGTGTGATCAAATGTTGTATCTCAAATGAATTTCACTCACCCTGAGAAATAAATTTTCTGCAAAAGAGGCAGGGTTGTCAACTTCAGTGAATGCTGGTGGTCCTGTTCCCATGATCCTCCAGCGTGCATAGAGCATTGAGAGTCCTCCAAGACCCATGAGAGCCAATCGTGTAAGCAATCCTGATCGCAACATCTCACTCACCtgtcagaaaatatataaaatatataatcgGTGCTTGTTTCAAGCCCTGTTTCAAGAGCCCAGTGATCTCAAGTTCATATTGCTTCACATAGACAATGTACAAGGTTCCAACACCTTTTCTTGACTCAAATTCAAGCACTTTccaaataaatcatttatatatatatatatatatatatatatatatatatatatatatatatatatatatatatatatatatatatatatatatatatatatatatatatatatatatatatatatatatatatatatatatatataaacacacacacacacacacacacatatatatatgtactcaaaatgattatttgactTCAACcaaaattatgtttaataaGAGTATTCTACAGAGGggaaacaaattaaaaaggaaacacaacaaagtttcaagtttgaaaatgtgtcCCTGATCCAGCGATTTACTATGAAAGTAATGCAATTACAATTTTAAGCTCTTTATTCAAAATCCAGCAATTTTCAAACCTTGaaaataccacattaaaatTCAAGCATTTTCAAGGATTTCCAGCACCCATAGGAACCCTCAATGTATGTGATGTGACATTAATCATACAAGGGAGTACATAATTTATGACAGAAAAGAGGGGGGAGGATAAATAAACTGTAACTCACATTGAGTGGATTCTTCCTAAGGAGTAGCCTCTGGCTGAGTTCATACACATTAACATTACAGATCAGGAGGACATcaaaggctgcattcacaccctAGAGGAAAATACatagagaaggaaggagaaatGGCATTTAAAATTTATATAGGTCAGCAACAAAATGGATCTTTACCTCCAATCACACATGTGAAAAAACATCAGACTTAGCTTTTCAAGTAAGCAAGAACAAGAGATCAAATCAATTATCATGTCGCCATAAAGTGTATCTATTGGTATCTATTGATGAGGTCTCTCTTTTAACATTGTTACAACCGGATGTGATGAAATCATCAACTAACTACAAAATGctctttacaaaaaaaaaaaaaaaaaagactttgtaCCAAGACTGTGATGCCTTGTTCTTTACAAAGCATTGCTGCAGCACACAGCAAGAGGCTGACCACAACCCACTGGACAGAAAACCTGTCATCTCTGTCAGTCCCTGAGAACACAAAGCCAAGACCAAGCTAGTTATGGACAGGAAATGCAAATGTTCAaaagatacataaaaaaaaacaagtagcTCCACAATGTTTGATGCCAGCACTACATTTATCATCTCATATGGACAGTACTTTGTATGATACAGTTTTACGGTGTAAATAAATAGTAACACTTGTGTTAGATACCTACCTCTGTTGAAAGCTTTGCAGTAGGTGAGAAAAGAGAGCTGGAAG
This genomic interval carries:
- the tmtc4 gene encoding protein O-mannosyl-transferase TMTC4, with the translated sequence MALSEVYWDHLIPLPKLPPVQAKVTVALVALLCFINSYDGEFVFDDSEAIVNNKDLKPATPLNNIWRNDFWGSNLSSNSSHKSYRPLTVFTFRLNYLLAGGLHPVGFHVLNIILHAVISALMIDVFAILIGGLAYDEKNRILNHAPKTSLLAALFFAAHPVHTESVAGIVGRADLLCALFFQLSFLTYCKAFNRGTDRDDRFSVQWVVVSLLLCAAAMLCKEQGITVLGVNAAFDVLLICNVNVYELSQRLLLRKNPLNVSEMLRSGLLTRLALMGLGGLSMLYARWRIMGTGPPAFTEVDNPASFAENLFLRIVNYNYYYSLNAWLLLCPWWLCFDWSMGCVPLIKSATDWRMVWLLLLWCVLIGLISQALCSQDSQRRRTLTLGLVLLVVPFLPACNIFFRVGFVIAERVLYLSSSGYCLLLAYSIGHCCFRWAKYRKLLCASVLTLLCVYVARCALRSHQWRSEQSLFTSALTVCPLNAKVHYNVGKNLADRGNTTAAITYYREAVRLHPNYVHAMNNLGNILKERNELIEAEQLLSKAVSIQPDFAAAWMNLGIVQNSLQKFEEAEQSYWNAIRFRKKYPDCYYNLGRLYADQHRYVDALNAWRNATVLKPEHSLAWNNMVILLDNTGNLGQAELIGREALRLLPNDHTIMFSLANVLGKLQKYKESEGFFLHALRINPNGASCHGNLAVLYHRWGKLELAKKHYELSLKLDPEAPGTRDNYNMLRRKLDQLKQHTP